AATTGCATGATGAAGAGAGTGCCAATAAAGGCTAAACTTGTATAGAGGGTTCCTTAAATTATGTTCCATGGAGTAAATACCAGGCTTTTTGAAAAACCAGATATGTAGCAGGGTGGAAGGCTAGTGTTTTATAAATAAGGGTAAGCGGAGTTTAGGCGGTTTGattcatctttccttcctttatccCACAAACATAATTTGGTGCCACTGTGTGACTGGCCCTGTTCTGGGTACTGGGGTTACCAGCATGAGTAAAGAAACCCCCAGAAGCCACTATCTAGGAAAGGAGAGATCTAAACCTCCAGTTGTAACATGATGTGATTATATTGAGATATTTAGCATTTACTGAGTAACATTTACATGCcttctctgtatttttcataACTATTTTGCAGAgttggtattatttttcttctgacatgaggaaactgaggcttagaaggttaagtaacttgctcaaggatACACAACTGCTATTGGAATCAGGCTTTGAATTAGAATCTGGCTAGTAGTATTTTTCATACTAGGCTGCCTTTCATAGATGCTCTAACAGAGAGGTGCACCTGTGGTTTCTGGagtgaaaagaaaattccaaCAGCTCACCTATCTGCTTAACACCAAATTATCTTTGCCTCCTTGCTTGTGGAGTAGGTAAAAGGATACTTTTGCTCCTGACAGTTTTGTGCTGTGTGTTCTTTTCCAccagaaaatgcaaaatgattCAATGGTCTTTCAGAATTCTTGGATCATGACTGGGCAATGGGCTGTTGCCCAAGTGTCAGGGTGAAGTTGGGATGGAAACTGGGTATGAAGTATGGAATGAAGTATGTCTAAGACCTTGACATGAAGGAAGAGGCTGGGAAGGAATATGAGATAAGGGAGGGTAGTAAGAAGCTCAGTGAAGatgggatgggtgggtggggacTCTGAGGAAGAGTGGGAACTGGGCTGTCAGTTTCAGTATCGTGTCCAAGATGGTTTGCTGCCAGGAATCGAGGAAGCCTGCCATAGCATTTTTCCTAGTCTGACATTGTTGTGGCCACATTTGTAGCACTGGCAGCAATGTTGAGTTCTCATCCCCATTTCTGCTTCCTTTCTACCATAGCCAGGACCCTAAAAATGGCCCTTTATCCTTACCCATAGAGGATAAAAGAAGGATAACAAATGAACAGGAAAGTGTTTACGAATGTTTGGGaggtgagaaaaagaaagtttcatacattttaatatttacactGGGCAATTTGAATTTTCTGGTCAACTTATGAAATGATGAGCcactattattattagtagtagtaacAATAGTAACAGTACTAATACTATTATACTAATAATAGTGCAATTAGTATAAtggtaatagtagtagtaatagtaattTTTTGAGAAGTTTATTTTGGGTCCTTCATGTCTAAAAATTTCCACATCTAGGGATAGAATAGTTTAACCTCTTGGTAGTGCTTGAATAAGTGATACGCATCATAAATTTTCCTTAAATACTTTGTTGCTGTCGAtttgggatattttcttttcaggaaGGCAAGATTCAACGAAGCAAACAATTCTATCTTCcaacctgaaagaaaaaaagtgactttCCTCAGAGTGAAATGTAGTTAAATAAACAAGTTCTCAGGAAGATACTTTAACTAGAAAATCCAGTTTGTAGCATATGGAAACTTGAATAGTTTTTGTTATCATTAAACTGAACACACCActaactttattttaataattcatgCATTGTTtcataaacaaaagcaaacaagcaTTCATCTGAGAGATCACttttagtagaagaaataataatttataattttatttattatttcttcggTGGAGAATAGTCTCTTGGCTGAACACAcgttgcttttttatttatgaaatggcACATGCATTATTAAAATAAACCTGCGACTGTGTTCTGCTTAATGATATGCAAAATTATTTTGAGGTTGGGTACAGAGTGGTTTCATTTCTCTACCTGTTGTATGGTTGGCTGGCTTTCTCACCAACTGCAGATTTATGAGACCATTTAAGGAACACATATTTAATTCTGGGACCAAAAAGCCCCAGCAGAtcggaaaaataaaaacagaatttctaGTAATGGTTTCACCTTTGAGCAGTCCTTGGGcgaggaggatggggagggaagGCATTTAGCAAGGAAAGGAATAGGTCTTTGCATATTGGACACAGCAGAGACCCAGAGACAAAGGCTTTGctctcccttcccagcctccatgcTAATCTCAGGCAATTCTTTGGAGCTCTGCTTTTGGCTCCAGCTCACCTCATGTTCCTCAATGGCTCTCTGAGTCCCTGCAAGCATTTCAAGCCAGATCCAACAATTTAGGTTCTGCTCCTTTCCTGTCTCACCTGCTCTGCTCTGAGCAGCAGGACGAGGGAAAATGACCTCAAATATACTTGAAGTTGGGTTTTCTTTGTTATCCAATAAACCATCTcacgagtttttttttttgagtgttaAGATCCCAGAAAACGCGTGTTCAACTCTTTGGatagttattataaaaatactagaggaactttattttatttttatagcccATAAACTCCTGGGATGGCAGGCATTTCAGTGGGAGTACAATGTGAAGGGTTGATCGCCCAGACTGAGTCATTTACCCAAGTGTTACACAGAATGTAGATTCAGTGGACCAGTGAATCTTGTCCCACTTGATTGTACACATTGTGACAATGACAGTGTCTGGATGGAAAGATGAAATACTTGCATGTCATTCTATGGCACAATAGCATGTGGGTAATGAACGGCAGGACTCACCTTGTAACTCTGCAGCAGGACGGTCACCAAGTGATTTATTGATGGGCTGTGCATTGGGTACAGAGCAGGCAATGTTGCCCCAAAATAACTTTATGGCTTCTAAAGGGTGAAATCCCACCATTATAGGACCATCTTTCTGGATCTATAAAATGCTCTATTTAAAACGTCTTCTTCTGAGAATAGCTTAAAGCAGGATTGGTACCTGGCATGGATGTGCAGTTGGGGTCCCAAGGAAGGGGAGAACGAGGAAGGGCATGAAGCCTTGCCTGGGAAAACCTTCTTCTTCATCACAATTCTTTCTGGGGCTGACCCTAGTGAATAACATCTTGTGGATTTATAGAAATAGGGTAGGATTGTGGAATAATCTTGCTTTCTTGATTTTgctgtaagaaaaatgaaataagataatatttgcaaaatgctttCTGATAGAAGGAAATATATTAAATTCACCAagtctccttttcctctctctgggcctccaaacattttaaatatagttcTTGCCAGTTTCATTATTCCTATTTTCCAGATTGAAAGCCCACCCATGGAAACAGAAGGTAGTTCTCTGTAGAGTGACATCGGGTTTGCATTGAGACTGAATGCACTGAACTAAGAGGAGGTTTGGCTCTTCTCCATCAGAACCACTGTTGTTATTGAACCTTgacaggaaaaatatttatagattccTTGGTGCTTAGGATATTAAACTACTTGTATCCTGTGGTTCCTTTTCTCtaaaaatgcctttttattttcttgtttgtataGGGAGCTGTGATCATGGTGGTGTGGTGAACATCAGCAAACCGTCTGTGGTTCAGCTCAACTGGAGAGGGTTTTCTTATCAGTATGGTGCTTGGGGTAGGGATTACTCTCCCCAGCATCCAAACAAAGGACTGTATTGGGTGGCACCATTGAATACAGATGGGAAACTGTTGGAGTATTACAGACTGTACAACACACTGGATGATTTGCTGTTGTACGTAAATGCTCGTGAGTTGCGGATCGCCTATGGCCAAGGTAGTGGTACAGCAGTTTACAACAACAACATGTACGTCAACATGTACAACACCAGGAATATTGCCAGAGTTAACCTGACCACCAACACGATTGCTGTGACTCAAACTCTCCCTAATGCTGCCTATAATAACCGTTTTTCATATGCTAATGTTGCTTGGCAAGATATTGACTTTGCTGTGGATGAGAATGGATTGTGGGTGATTTATTCAACTGAAGCCAGCACTGGTAACATAGTGATTAGTAAACTCAATGACACCACACTTCAGGTGCTAAACACTTGGTATACCAAGCAGTATAAACCATCTGCTTCTAATGCCTTCATGGTATGTGGGGTTCTGTATGCCACCCGTACTCTGAACACCAAAACTGAAGAGATTTTTTACTATTATGACACAAACACAGGGAAAGAGGGCAAACTAGACATTGTAGTGCATAAGATGCAGGAAAAAGTGCAGAGCATTAATTATAACCCTTTTGACCGGAAACTTTATGTCTATAATGATGGTTACCTTCTGAATTATGATCTTTTTTTCTTGCAGAACCCCCAGTAAGCTGTTTAGGAGTTAgggtgaaagagaaataaaatgtatgttgaaAAAATAGTCTTCTCCGCTTACTTAGATATCTGCAGGGGTGTCTAAAAGTGTGTTCTTTTTGCAGCAATATTTAGGTGCATAGTTCTGCCACACTAGAGACCTAGGACATTTGTCTTGATTTGGTGAGTTCTCTTGGGAGCCATCTGCCTCTTCAGGTGCATTTTCCAATAAAGTCTGTCTAGGGTAGGATTGTTAGAGTTCTAGGGGCACTGTGGGCCTAGTGAAGCCTACCGTGAGGAGGCTTCACTAGAAGCCTTAAATTAGGAATTAAGGAGCTTAAAGAGAACTCAATATGACTTCTAGGGATCCTTTGTACAGGAAAGATTGCCCTGTGACCAGTCCTCATCCATGAGTCCCACTAATTATTTCATGCCTGGAAGGAACCTGGGGGCTTAGTTAGGTAGATTAATATCTGGAGCTCCTTGAGGGACAAAATcaccaactgttttttttttttttcctcactagCACCTGGAATGATGCTTTGTTTGTGGCAGCTAAGTAAATTTGGCATGCTTATATATTCTACGTCTGTAAAGTGCTGAGTTTTACGGAGGGAGGCCTTTTTATGCATTAAATTGTACATGGCAGATAAATCCCAGAAGGATCTGCAGATGAGgcacctgctttttcttttctctcattgtCCACCTAACTAAAAGTCAGTAGAACCCTCTACCTCATAACTTCCTTCCAAAGGCAGCTCAGAAGATTAGAACCAGACTTACTAACCaattcccaccccccaccccctctcTACTGCCTGcagtaaaaaaattaatagttttcTATGGAACTGATCTAagattagaaaaattaattttctttgatttcatCATGAACTTTTATTTACATGGCTCTAAGACTGTAAGAAAATCTGATGGCAGCGATAAAGTGCTAGCATTTATTGTTACATAATAAAGACCTTGACGCATATGTGCGACTTATGAGCATATCAATTGTTGCATgtcatttttgcctttgtttaAGCCTGGAacttgtaagaaaataaaaattcaattttttttttctttctaggacGAGCTATGGAAAAGCTATTGAGAGTATCTAGTTAATCAGTGCAGTAGTTGGGAAACTTGCTGGTGTATGTGATGTGCTTCTGTGCTTTTGAATGACTTTATTGTCTggtctttgtctgtttttcctttgaTGTTCAAGTCCCAGTCTATAGGATTGGCTATTTAAATGCTttactcccctttttaaaataaatgattaaagtGTGCTTTGAAAAAAGTCATcgtttgttttatttactttttaatattttttaatgctcTTAAGGGAGTAGTCCATCTCTTTCAATGAGGTTCAGAGAATGGCTACCTCCCAAACACTAGTGCCAGGAGATTGCACACCTAAAAACAGATCATATCAATAACTTTTATAAGAGTCCAAAGTTAGCCTGgctctttagtttttctttccctttaaaatCCACTCTTTCTGGCAGCTTTTATTGTACAAGACTGCCCTATTATCTTTTGGGATATGACCTTATGTACTTACTAATTTGCATGACTGATCTGATTATTTCCAATGCTAGACTACATTTATGTGGCTTATGTTCCTTTTCCAATTGAGCTATTAACATGGATCAGAAGCCTCTGAATCTTCCCCAGACAGGAAGACTTGGGCAGAAAGCAGAAGGACTAACTGGCTGTACCAGGAGGAGAAGTACCTTTACCAAAGAGAATGTGTAAGAAGACAGGTGACCTACAGCTGGAAGGACACACTGGGCTGATGTAGTTAGTCTTACTGAAATTCTCATTTTGGATCCTTGCCAAGCTTTTTGAGACAGATGGCAGctataatatttagtattttagtaAGATTTTTTCCTATCTCTTCAGGGCTGAGTGTAGAGACAGGTATGGCCTTCAAAATGCAACAAGATATGAAGCTAAAGACATGTATGTCATGTGAGATACAAGTTAAAAACCAGGATGTTATATTTAATCTGGCTCTAGGCAGTTTTCCAGATGAATGTTTTGTACCAAGTACACAGTATGACCTCTGAAAATTCAGGAAAGGAGACAGAAAGCTAAGGTAACCCTAGCAATCAGCTTCTCATTTGAACTGCTAGAGAAGCATTTGCCTGAAAAAATTCACTTCCCAGCCTCTTTCTCACTGGACATGGTGTATCAGCCTGCAGTGACTGCCTGCAGGAAATCTCCCTGCTGGGAAGGTTGAAGGACTCAGGGATTCAGACTCCTGGGTTTACTGCAGTGCAGTTACACAATGGAAATTTTAGCTTCAGATTCATCAGCTACCGCCTGTTTgaaatttacatacatatatatataataaacataaattacataagatataattcacatgtgATAAAACTTGCCAGTTTTAAGTGCGcaattcaatgagttttgacaagtgGATAGTCGTGTAAAGGCTACCACAATTAGGAAATAAAACACTTCCATCCTCCGTGAAATgttctcttgtgtttttttttatagTCAACTCCTACCCTGACACTCCAGGCTCCGGCCACCACTGATCTGTTTCCCATACCTATGGTTTGCTTTTCCCCCAAAGTCATAGACATGGAATTATATAGTGAATAGCCTTTTGAATCTGCCTTCTTCAACAAGGGAATTAGTCGGTTCAAATTACCCCAGAGGCGAACTGGACATTACCAGTGCTCTTGGGGTTCCCTGCATTGTTTATTATCTTTCCTGGGGTTGGGTAGGGGATTATGGAGAGCTGTGGTGACCTACTGCCCTTGTAAGTGTTCCCGAGTGGCCTGTAGGGCCATGGGAGGGGTCTAAATCTGTGCACCAATCAAACTTACCAGGCAGCGCTCCCAAAGCATGAGGTTTTCTTGTTACCAGGCTTGTTGAAGGTTTGTTCTCCAGTCTTCACTCCTGTACCACAAGCATCCCTACCCAGGTGAGACAGGATATTAATTAACATTGTGTAGAGTGGTTATGAGCACAGGATTCAGAGTCATGCAAAATGGATTTGACTCTTGGTCCTACTACTTGCATGTGGTATGGTTTTGGGAAGGTGCCTTAACTTTTGTGAGACTCAGTGTCTTTTTCTGTAAGATGGAATAAaactagggccgggcgcggtggctcacacctgtaatcccagcactttgggagaccgaggcaggcagatcacgaggtcaggagattgagaccatcctggctaacacggcgaaaccccgtctgtactaaaaatacaaaaaattagctgggcgtggtggtgggcgcctgtagtcccagctacttgggaggctgaggcaggagaatggtgtggacccaggaggtggagcttgcagtgagccgagatcacgccactgcactccagcctgggcaagagagtgagactccatctcaaaaaaaaaaaaaaaaaaaaaagatggaataaaACCACCTACCTCACAGGCCTGTTGGGTAAATTAAATGATATTAAGTATATAAAGTGTCTAGGAAAGTCCTTGGCCCATGTTCTGCCCTTTATGATGAGTTTTTaat
This genomic window from Macaca fascicularis isolate 582-1 chromosome 17, T2T-MFA8v1.1 contains:
- the OLFM4 gene encoding olfactomedin-4 isoform X1, translated to MRPGLSFLLALLFFLGQAAGHLGDAGPPTPSPSFSTFPGIDSSSSFSSSSSSMSGSSYNGSSGSGGSVSQLFSNVTGSVDDRGTCQCSVFLPDTTFPVDRVERLEFTAHVLSQKFEKELSKVKEYVKLISVYEKKLLNLTVRIEIMEKDTISYTELDFELIKVEVKEMAKLVVQLKESFGGSSEIVDQLEVEIRNITLLVEKLETLDKNNVLAIRREIVALKTKLKECEASKGQNTPVVHPTPTPGSCDHGGVVNISKPSVVQLNWRGFSYQYGAWGRDYSPQHPNKGLYWVAPLNTDGKLLEYYRLYNTLDDLLLYVNARELRIAYGQGSGTAVYNNNMYVNMYNTRNIARVNLTTNTIAVTQTLPNAAYNNRFSYANVAWQDIDFAVDENGLWVIYSTEASTGNIVISKLNDTTLQVLNTWYTKQYKPSASNAFMVCGVLYATRTLNTKTEEIFYYYDTNTGKEGKLDIVVHKMQEKVQSINYNPFDRKLYVYNDGYLLNYDLFFLQNPQ
- the OLFM4 gene encoding olfactomedin-4 isoform X4 — its product is MLYQFYQVHVCPFMRISHFPLEEKLFSNVTGSVDDRGTCQCSVFLPDTTFPVDRVERLEFTAHVLSQKFEKELSKVKEYVKLISVYEKKLLNLTVRIEIMEKDTISYTELDFELIKVEVKEMAKLVVQLKESFGGSSEIVDQLEVEIRNITLLVEKLETLDKNNVLAIRREIVALKTKLKECEASKGQNTPVVHPTPTPGSCDHGGVVNISKPSVVQLNWRGFSYQYGAWGRDYSPQHPNKGLYWVAPLNTDGKLLEYYRLYNTLDDLLLYVNARELRIAYGQGSGTAVYNNNMYVNMYNTRNIARVNLTTNTIAVTQTLPNAAYNNRFSYANVAWQDIDFAVDENGLWVIYSTEASTGNIVISKLNDTTLQVLNTWYTKQYKPSASNAFMVCGVLYATRTLNTKTEEIFYYYDTNTGKEGKLDIVVHKMQEKVQSINYNPFDRKLYVYNDGYLLNYDLFFLQNPQ
- the OLFM4 gene encoding olfactomedin-4 isoform X3, which gives rise to MRLTVHQHTTSLRTAHLSGGMIHISWLFSNVTGSVDDRGTCQCSVFLPDTTFPVDRVERLEFTAHVLSQKFEKELSKVKEYVKLISVYEKKLLNLTVRIEIMEKDTISYTELDFELIKVEVKEMAKLVVQLKESFGGSSEIVDQLEVEIRNITLLVEKLETLDKNNVLAIRREIVALKTKLKECEASKGQNTPVVHPTPTPGSCDHGGVVNISKPSVVQLNWRGFSYQYGAWGRDYSPQHPNKGLYWVAPLNTDGKLLEYYRLYNTLDDLLLYVNARELRIAYGQGSGTAVYNNNMYVNMYNTRNIARVNLTTNTIAVTQTLPNAAYNNRFSYANVAWQDIDFAVDENGLWVIYSTEASTGNIVISKLNDTTLQVLNTWYTKQYKPSASNAFMVCGVLYATRTLNTKTEEIFYYYDTNTGKEGKLDIVVHKMQEKVQSINYNPFDRKLYVYNDGYLLNYDLFFLQNPQ
- the OLFM4 gene encoding olfactomedin-4 isoform X2 encodes the protein MCFLKHIASLIVFSYNSFFLSSGNMFQDPQWMPETLFSNVTGSVDDRGTCQCSVFLPDTTFPVDRVERLEFTAHVLSQKFEKELSKVKEYVKLISVYEKKLLNLTVRIEIMEKDTISYTELDFELIKVEVKEMAKLVVQLKESFGGSSEIVDQLEVEIRNITLLVEKLETLDKNNVLAIRREIVALKTKLKECEASKGQNTPVVHPTPTPGSCDHGGVVNISKPSVVQLNWRGFSYQYGAWGRDYSPQHPNKGLYWVAPLNTDGKLLEYYRLYNTLDDLLLYVNARELRIAYGQGSGTAVYNNNMYVNMYNTRNIARVNLTTNTIAVTQTLPNAAYNNRFSYANVAWQDIDFAVDENGLWVIYSTEASTGNIVISKLNDTTLQVLNTWYTKQYKPSASNAFMVCGVLYATRTLNTKTEEIFYYYDTNTGKEGKLDIVVHKMQEKVQSINYNPFDRKLYVYNDGYLLNYDLFFLQNPQ